The Anoplopoma fimbria isolate UVic2021 breed Golden Eagle Sablefish chromosome 20, Afim_UVic_2022, whole genome shotgun sequence genome includes a window with the following:
- the rbm24b gene encoding RNA-binding protein 24b isoform X1 — MMHSAQKDTTFTKIFVGGLPYHTTDSSLRKYFEVFGDIEEAVVITDRQTGKSRGYGFVTMADRTSADRACKDPNPIIDGRKANVNLAYLGAKPRVIQPGEGLDHSFLSQLQDNQGFAFGMPQIHPAFIQRPYGVPAHYVYPQAFVQPSMMIPHVQPSAATATAAAATSPYLDYTGAAYAQYSAAAATAAAAAAAYEQYPYAASPAPTSYMTTAGYGYAVQQPLASAATPGAAAAAAAFSQYQPQQLQTDRMQ, encoded by the exons ATGATGCACTCGGCACAGAAAGACACCACGTTCACCAAGATCTTTGTGGGAGGTCTTCCTTACCACACGACGGACTCCAGCCTCAGGAAATACTTCGAGGTGTTTGGAGACATCGAGGAGGCTGTGGTCATCACCGACCGGCAGACGGGCAAGTCCAGAGGTTATGGATTT GTGACCATGGCAGACCGGACCTCGGCTGACCGAGCCTGCAAGGACCCCAACCCCATAATAGATGGCAGGAAAGCCAATGTGAACCTGGCCTACCTGGGGGCCAAGCCAAGGGTCATACAGCCAGGTGAGGGACTGGACCACAGCTTTCTTTCCCAACTTCAAGATAATCAAG GATTTGCATTTGGCATGCCTCAGATCCATCCAGCATTCATCCAAAGGCCTTACGG AGTCCCTGCACACTACGTCTACCCTCAGGCCTTTGTCCAACCCAGCATGATGATCCCTCATGTACAACCTTCTGCTGCTACagcaacagctgctgctgccacttCCCCATACCTTGACTATACTGGAGCGGCGTATGCGCAGTACTCTGCAGCCGCTGCCAccgctgctgccgctgctgctgcatATGAGCAGTATCCATACGCAGCTTCACCAGCACCAACAAGCTACATGACTACAGCAGGGTATGGATACGCTGTCCAGCAGCCACTCGCCAGTGCTGCAACCCCAGgagctgccgctgctgctgccgccttCAGCCAGTACCAACCTCAGCAGCTCCAGACAGATCGCATGCAGTGA
- the rbm24b gene encoding RNA-binding protein 24b isoform X2, with product MMHSAQKDTTFTKIFVGGLPYHTTDSSLRKYFEVFGDIEEAVVITDRQTGKSRGYGFVTMADRTSADRACKDPNPIIDGRKANVNLAYLGAKPRVIQPGFAFGMPQIHPAFIQRPYGVPAHYVYPQAFVQPSMMIPHVQPSAATATAAAATSPYLDYTGAAYAQYSAAAATAAAAAAAYEQYPYAASPAPTSYMTTAGYGYAVQQPLASAATPGAAAAAAAFSQYQPQQLQTDRMQ from the exons ATGATGCACTCGGCACAGAAAGACACCACGTTCACCAAGATCTTTGTGGGAGGTCTTCCTTACCACACGACGGACTCCAGCCTCAGGAAATACTTCGAGGTGTTTGGAGACATCGAGGAGGCTGTGGTCATCACCGACCGGCAGACGGGCAAGTCCAGAGGTTATGGATTT GTGACCATGGCAGACCGGACCTCGGCTGACCGAGCCTGCAAGGACCCCAACCCCATAATAGATGGCAGGAAAGCCAATGTGAACCTGGCCTACCTGGGGGCCAAGCCAAGGGTCATACAGCCAG GATTTGCATTTGGCATGCCTCAGATCCATCCAGCATTCATCCAAAGGCCTTACGG AGTCCCTGCACACTACGTCTACCCTCAGGCCTTTGTCCAACCCAGCATGATGATCCCTCATGTACAACCTTCTGCTGCTACagcaacagctgctgctgccacttCCCCATACCTTGACTATACTGGAGCGGCGTATGCGCAGTACTCTGCAGCCGCTGCCAccgctgctgccgctgctgctgcatATGAGCAGTATCCATACGCAGCTTCACCAGCACCAACAAGCTACATGACTACAGCAGGGTATGGATACGCTGTCCAGCAGCCACTCGCCAGTGCTGCAACCCCAGgagctgccgctgctgctgccgccttCAGCCAGTACCAACCTCAGCAGCTCCAGACAGATCGCATGCAGTGA
- the grinab gene encoding glutamate receptor, ionotropic, N-methyl D-aspartate-associated protein 1b (glutamate binding) isoform X2 produces the protein MSTEKTAYGVEGLHSPPSLPGQTAFPVAFDMNMPGQSMFGAPAGGLTAPGGFPAPSGFLADGGFPADGGFHAPGGGFLAPGGLPAPGGLPAPGGFLAPGGFPAPGGLPAPGGLPAPAGFLADGSFPAPGGLPFPTPKAFGPGVPGAFGMANPSSSPYSPPGQGFNANFSDDVYHSEEDPPPFHENQDFDFGLDNKSIRRAFIRKVFLVLTAQLMVTFAFVAVFTFVDQVKMFVMVNTWTYVVSYAIFFVSVCVISCCGSVRRRHPWNLVALSVLTLSMSYMVGMIASFHDTDTVVMAVGITAVVCFTVVIFSLQTKYDFTSCYGVLFVCLIVLIIFSILCIFIRDRILHIVYAGLGALLFTCFLAVDTQMLLGNKELSLSPEEYIFAALNLYTDIINVFLYILAILGRARGS, from the exons ATGAGCACCGAGAAGACGGCGTACGGGGTGGAGGGGCTCCACTCTCCACCCTCGCTCCCCGGACAGACAGCGTTTCCTGTCGCATTTGACATGAACATGCCAGGCCAGAGCATGTTTGGAGCCCCTGCTGGAGGTCTAACTGCTCCTGGAGGTTTCCCTGCTCCCAGTGGTTTCCTGGCTGATGGTGGTTTCCCTGCTGATGGTGGTTTCCATGCTCCTGG TGGTGGTTTCCTGGCTCCTGGTGGTCTACCTGCTCCTGGTGGTTTACCTGCTCCTGGTGGTTTCCTGGCTCCTGGCGGTTTCCCTGCTCCTGGTGGTCTACCTGCTCCTGGAGGTCTACCTGCTCCTGCTGGATTCCTGGCTGATGGTAGTTTCCCTGCTCCTGGTGGTCTCCCTTTCCCTACACCAAAGGCTTTTGGACCAGGTGTTCCTGGAGCTTTCGGAATGGCCAACCCCTCTTCCTCACCATATTCTCCACCAGGCCAGGGCTTTAATGCCAACTTCAGTG ATGATGTTTACCATAGCGAGGAGGACCCACCACCCTTTCATGAGAATCAGGACTTTGATTTTGGATTAGATAACAAGAGCATAAGAAGAGCCTTTATTCGAAAG GTATTCTTGGTGCTGACTGCTCAGCTGATGGTGACATTCGCCTTTGTGGCGGTTTTCACCTTCGTGGATCAAGTCAAGATGTTTGTCATGGTGAACACCTGGACCTACGTGGTGTCATATGCCATATTCtttgtgtcagtttgtgtgaTCAGCTGCTGTGGAAGCGTTCGCCGAAGACATCCATGGAACCTTGTTGCGTTA TCAGTCCTGACTCTCAGCATGTCCTACATGGTGGGAATGATTGCCAGCTTCCATGACACTGACACAGTGGTCATGGCAGTGGGCATCACTGCAGTTGTGTGCTTCACAGTGGTCATCTTCTCCCTGCAG ACCAAGTACGACTTCACTTCCTGTTACGGTGTGCTTTTCGTCTGTTTGATTGTCCTGATCATCTTCAGCATCCTCTGCATCTTCATCCGTGACAGGATTCTGCACATCGTGTATGCTGGCCTGGGAGCTTTGCTCTTCACCTGT TTCTTGGCAGTGGACACACAGATGCTGCTTGGCAACAAGGAACTGTCCCTGAGTCCAGAAGAATATATCTTTGCGGCTCTCAACCTTTACACCGACATCATCAACGTCTTTCTCTACATTCTTGCTATCCTTGGAAGAGCAAGGGGAAGCTAG
- the grinab gene encoding glutamate receptor, ionotropic, N-methyl D-aspartate-associated protein 1b (glutamate binding) isoform X1, whose amino-acid sequence MSTEKTAYGVEGLHSPPSLPGQTAFPVAFDMNMPGQSMFGAPAGGLTAPGGFPAPSGFLADGGFPADGGFHAPGGFPADGGFHAPGGFHAPGGFHAPGAPGAPGGFLAPGGFPAPGGFLAPGGLPAPGGLPAPGGFLAPGGFPAPGGLPAPGGLPAPAGFLADGSFPAPGGLPFPTPKAFGPGVPGAFGMANPSSSPYSPPGQGFNANFSDDVYHSEEDPPPFHENQDFDFGLDNKSIRRAFIRKVFLVLTAQLMVTFAFVAVFTFVDQVKMFVMVNTWTYVVSYAIFFVSVCVISCCGSVRRRHPWNLVALSVLTLSMSYMVGMIASFHDTDTVVMAVGITAVVCFTVVIFSLQTKYDFTSCYGVLFVCLIVLIIFSILCIFIRDRILHIVYAGLGALLFTCFLAVDTQMLLGNKELSLSPEEYIFAALNLYTDIINVFLYILAILGRARGS is encoded by the exons ATGAGCACCGAGAAGACGGCGTACGGGGTGGAGGGGCTCCACTCTCCACCCTCGCTCCCCGGACAGACAGCGTTTCCTGTCGCATTTGACATGAACATGCCAGGCCAGAGCATGTTTGGAGCCCCTGCTGGAGGTCTAACTGCTCCTGGAGGTTTCCCTGCTCCCAGTGGTTTCCTGGCTGATGGTGGTTTCCCTGCTGATGGTGGTTTCCATGCTCCTGGTGGTTTCCCTGCTGATGGTGGTTTCCATGCTCCTGGTGGTTTCCATGCTCCTGGTGGTTTCCATGCTCCTGGTGCTCCTGGTGCTCCTGGTGGTTTCCTGGCTCCTGGCGGTTTCCCTGCTCCTGGTGGTTTCCTGGCTCCTGGTGGTCTACCTGCTCCTGGTGGTTTACCTGCTCCTGGTGGTTTCCTGGCTCCTGGCGGTTTCCCTGCTCCTGGTGGTCTACCTGCTCCTGGAGGTCTACCTGCTCCTGCTGGATTCCTGGCTGATGGTAGTTTCCCTGCTCCTGGTGGTCTCCCTTTCCCTACACCAAAGGCTTTTGGACCAGGTGTTCCTGGAGCTTTCGGAATGGCCAACCCCTCTTCCTCACCATATTCTCCACCAGGCCAGGGCTTTAATGCCAACTTCAGTG ATGATGTTTACCATAGCGAGGAGGACCCACCACCCTTTCATGAGAATCAGGACTTTGATTTTGGATTAGATAACAAGAGCATAAGAAGAGCCTTTATTCGAAAG GTATTCTTGGTGCTGACTGCTCAGCTGATGGTGACATTCGCCTTTGTGGCGGTTTTCACCTTCGTGGATCAAGTCAAGATGTTTGTCATGGTGAACACCTGGACCTACGTGGTGTCATATGCCATATTCtttgtgtcagtttgtgtgaTCAGCTGCTGTGGAAGCGTTCGCCGAAGACATCCATGGAACCTTGTTGCGTTA TCAGTCCTGACTCTCAGCATGTCCTACATGGTGGGAATGATTGCCAGCTTCCATGACACTGACACAGTGGTCATGGCAGTGGGCATCACTGCAGTTGTGTGCTTCACAGTGGTCATCTTCTCCCTGCAG ACCAAGTACGACTTCACTTCCTGTTACGGTGTGCTTTTCGTCTGTTTGATTGTCCTGATCATCTTCAGCATCCTCTGCATCTTCATCCGTGACAGGATTCTGCACATCGTGTATGCTGGCCTGGGAGCTTTGCTCTTCACCTGT TTCTTGGCAGTGGACACACAGATGCTGCTTGGCAACAAGGAACTGTCCCTGAGTCCAGAAGAATATATCTTTGCGGCTCTCAACCTTTACACCGACATCATCAACGTCTTTCTCTACATTCTTGCTATCCTTGGAAGAGCAAGGGGAAGCTAG
- the LOC129109374 gene encoding speriolin-like protein, producing MILDQTVGALVAKNEQLGRENDLLKSMLSVVKENVDLRARLQSSNNDTLEEVTVCSASGRHPSSLWQSTFERQFRKDLQHHEQRTSSPVDFKSFIQNSVHADSSERPEFQSCQADFTPEVKGPDRLLGEIAYQLDRRILSHVFQSHKRLYGFTLLNIPEKIREVSTHPLTGKLDEGYQLNLTQRHTDLMERLSQLGYKTALHPPFTEFIVNTYGILKERPGENSCQAIDYNNPDFLMKLTMNTAPRKLQKDLLLVLTCLCNMAEKDRKPLLLW from the exons ATGATCCTGGATCAAACTGTTGGTGCCTTGGTGGCAAAAAATGAGCAACTCGGCCGGGAAAATGATCTGTTGAAGTCGATGTTAAGCGTAGTCAAGGAAAACGTAGACCTGAGAGCCAGACTGCAGAGCTCCAACAATGACACTCTGGAGGAAGTAACAG TTTGCTCAGCCTCAGGAAGACACCCATCCAGTCTGTGGCAAAGCACCTTTGAGAGACAATTCAGAAAAGACTTGCAGCATCATGAACAGCGAACCTCATCCCCTGTCGACTTCAAGTCTTTCATCCAAAACTCGGTGCATGCAGATTCAAGTGAGAGACCAGAGTTTCAAAGCTGCCAGGCTGATTTTACTCCTGAGGTCAAAG GTCCAGATAGGCTGCTGGGGGAGATTGCCTACCAACTGGATAGGAGGATTCTTTCCCATGTCTTCCAGAGCCATAAGAGGCTTTATGGTTTCACACTGCTCAATATCCCAGAAAAGATCAGAGAG GTATCCACACACCCACTGACTGGGAAGTTAGATGAAGGCTATCAGCTCAATCTTACTCAGAGGCACACTGACCTCATGGAGAGGTTGAGCCAGTTGGGGTATAAAACAGCACTTCACCCGCCTTTCACTGAATTTATTGTCAACACCTATGGGATCCTGAAAGAGAGGCCTGGCGAAAACAGCTGCCAGGCAATTGATTACAATAATCCAGATTTTCTGATGAAGCTGACAATGAACACAGCACCTAGAAAGCTTCAGAAGGACCTGCTGCTTGTGCTCACCTGTCTCTGCAACATGGCCGAGAAGGATAGGAAGCCTCTCCTTCTTTGGTAG